In Candidatus Cloacimonadota bacterium, the genomic window AACGATTTGAAGTTTTCGGTGAGGGTTTATAGTAAATCGTACATCGTAACTCGTACATCACCTACTATGTTGACCCTAAATCGAGAATTCCCAATTCGAGACCTGCCCATAATTCTCAATTCTCAATTGTCAATTCTCAATTTAGTTGTTTTTCCTTGACACCAGCCCCAGCCGCAAGAAAATGCCTTTCATCGCAATGCCCCGTAAATGTACATTGTAAATCGTAGATTGTGAATCGAATTCTGGCCGCAGGCCACTCATTCTCAATTCTCAATTGTCAATTCTCAATTAATGTTGCATAAGCGACGGGGCGAAGCTGTATTATTGAGGATATATGAAAATCTCCAGTTACCTGCCAGAACGAGTATTAAGCAACGAGGAGCTGTCTGAGCTCTTCCCCGAGTGGACTCCCAAAAAGATCGAGAAGAAGCTGGGGGTCAGGACACGGCACATCTCTGCTCAAGATGAGACCGCGCTGGACATGGCCGTAAAAGCATCCGAAAGGATATTTGAATCTGTAGATCGCGGCATTATTGACTACCTTTTGTTATGCACTCAGAGTCCGGATTATCTGCTACCAACATCAGCTTGCATTCTTCAGGATCGTTTGGGATTAAGAACAGAAATCGGAGCATTAGACTTTAATCTTGGTTGTTCAGGTTTTATATACGGCTTGTCTTTAGCTAAGGGTTTGCTGAGCGCTGGTATTGCCGAGAATGTGCTCCTGGTAGTATCAGAGACCTATTCAAAGCACTTACACCCTCGGGACAAGGGCAACAGAAGCATTTTCGGAGACGCAGCATCAGCAATGCTTGTGGACAAGAGCTTTTTATCCAAGATTCATGAGTTCGCTTTAGGTACTGATGGCAAGGGTTGGAGTAACTTGATAATACCCAATAGCGGTATGCGCAACATACTGCACTCTCAAGCTAATGACTGGACGGATGAAAACGGGGTTTTGCACAATGACGATAAGCTGTTTATGAACGGCCCCGAAATTTTCAATTTCACGATTGAAGCAGTGCCCAAACTAATAAATCAGGTGCTAGAGAAAAACAGAATGAGCCTTGACGATATTGACTATGTGATATTTCATCAGGCCAATCAATACATGCTACAGTACCTTAGAGATATTGTCGGTATTACTGAAGATAAGTTTTTCATCGACATGACAGATACCGGAAATACAGTATCAGCCACAATTCCCATAGCTCTTGAGAAGTGCTTACGTGATGACATAGTCAAGCAAGGTGACCAGGTGCTGCTAGCTGGTTTTGGTGTAGGTTATTCTTACGGGGCTACAATAATTACTATATAGGAGATTATCATGACTACTAATGAGTTTATGGTACAATTAGCAGATTTGATCGAGATCGATGATGCGCTAAGCTTGGAATCCAACCTGAAAGACTATGACGAGTATGATTCAATGGCAATCATGTCCTTGGTGGCATTTGTACACAAGAACTTTGGTAAGCAGTTTAATGCTCGACAATTGAACCAGGTGGACACGGTGGAATCATTGGTTGAACTGATCGGTAGGGATAGCTTCAGCGCATAATGCTATGGTCTGATTCAATACTCAAGGATAAGAGAGTCCTAATTACCGGGGCATCTTCGGGCATAGGTAGGAGTTGCGCCATCTTATGCAGCCAACTAGGCGCTAGAATCATAGCCTGTGGTAGGGATGAAAATCGTTTAGCGCAAACTCTTTCCTCGCTGTCCGGAACTGAAAACATCAGCCTCGATTTCGAATTGACTGATGAACACCAGATTGAAGAGAACTTCCTGAAGCTGAAGGGAAGTGAGCCAGTATCAGGATTCATACATTGTGCTGGAATAGAAAGAACCAATCCATTGAAGACCATCTATATGGAAGAGTTTACTGAGATGTTCAAGGCCAATGTAGCCTCAGCTGTAATCATATGCAAGATGATTACCAAGCCCGGAATGTATGTCAAGCGCGGCCTGAGTATTGTGTTGATGTCGTCGGTTAGTGGGTTGACAGGCGAAAAGGGAAAAATTGAATATTGTTGCACCAAATCATCACTCCAGGGACTTACAAAAGCGCTTGCATTGGAGGTTGCCAGCAGGGGCATAAGAATAAACAACATATGCCCCGCAATGGTGAAATCCGAAATGCTTGAACGAATGTTCTTAAGCTTGCCCGATGAATCTGTTCAAAGCATTAGAGATAAGCACTTGTTAGGGATTCCGGGGCCTGAGGATGTGGCGAACTTGGCCGCCTATCTAATATCTGATCTTTCTCGCCATATTACTGGAACAGTGTTATCTATAGATAGCGGATACACAATCAGCTAGAATGCAGTTTACATCCATACCATTTTTCATATTTCTATTTGTTATCGTAGTAGCTTACTATTTTTTGCCGCATAGATATCGCAACTATCTGCTGCTGGCAGCAAGCTACCATTTTTATTTCAGTATACAACCTGATTACCTTGTGCTTCTAGTGGGATCAACATTGGCAAACTACTTCTTGGGTAGAGGGCTAGAAGTATATCGCAATAGGAAAAAATGAACTGCTTGCTGTTGGCTTGATCTTTAATCTTGGTATTCTTTTCTTCTTCAAATACTTCAATTTCTTCGGAGATCAGATCAATGCCATCTTTTCTTCGTTAAGCTTAAATCTCAGCATTCCACATCACAGTCTCATCCTGCCTATCGGAATTTCCTTCTATACTTTCATGGCATTAGGGTACATCTTGGATGTTTATTGGGGAGATATTAAGTCACAACGCAATCTGCTAACATTTTCTGTGTATATGGCTTTTTTCCCTCAAATCCTTTGTGGTCCGATCGGAAGAGCCAAGAACCTGTTCAAGCAGTTTACAGATGATCACCCACTGCTCTATGATAACTTTGCTAATGGATTCCGGTTGATTCTGTGGGGACTGTTTAAAAAGATGGTTGTCGCAGATAACATAGGAGCTTATGTTGATGCAGTTTACAACAACATACCCATGCATTCCAGCTTAACTTTGATCGTAGCAGCCCTGCTCTATCCATTACAGCTCTATGCAGACTTTGGTGGATACACTGATATTGCCAGAGGAGTGGGTAAGTTATTGGGCTTTGATCTAATGGTTAACTTCAGAACTCCCTATGTGAACTCCACCTCAGTAACAGATTACTGGAAACGTAATCATATATCTCTTACAACCTGGCTGAAGGACTATGTGTTTTATCCATTTATGGGCACAAGTTCATCTAAACTGAAGGTCT contains:
- a CDS encoding phosphopantetheine-binding protein; this translates as MTTNEFMVQLADLIEIDDALSLESNLKDYDEYDSMAIMSLVAFVHKNFGKQFNARQLNQVDTVESLVELIGRDSFSA
- a CDS encoding ketoacyl-ACP synthase III, with amino-acid sequence MKISSYLPERVLSNEELSELFPEWTPKKIEKKLGVRTRHISAQDETALDMAVKASERIFESVDRGIIDYLLLCTQSPDYLLPTSACILQDRLGLRTEIGALDFNLGCSGFIYGLSLAKGLLSAGIAENVLLVVSETYSKHLHPRDKGNRSIFGDAASAMLVDKSFLSKIHEFALGTDGKGWSNLIIPNSGMRNILHSQANDWTDENGVLHNDDKLFMNGPEIFNFTIEAVPKLINQVLEKNRMSLDDIDYVIFHQANQYMLQYLRDIVGITEDKFFIDMTDTGNTVSATIPIALEKCLRDDIVKQGDQVLLAGFGVGYSYGATIITI
- a CDS encoding SDR family oxidoreductase, with product MLWSDSILKDKRVLITGASSGIGRSCAILCSQLGARIIACGRDENRLAQTLSSLSGTENISLDFELTDEHQIEENFLKLKGSEPVSGFIHCAGIERTNPLKTIYMEEFTEMFKANVASAVIICKMITKPGMYVKRGLSIVLMSSVSGLTGEKGKIEYCCTKSSLQGLTKALALEVASRGIRINNICPAMVKSEMLERMFLSLPDESVQSIRDKHLLGIPGPEDVANLAAYLISDLSRHITGTVLSIDSGYTIS
- a CDS encoding MBOAT family protein, which gives rise to MIFNLGILFFFKYFNFFGDQINAIFSSLSLNLSIPHHSLILPIGISFYTFMALGYILDVYWGDIKSQRNLLTFSVYMAFFPQILCGPIGRAKNLFKQFTDDHPLLYDNFANGFRLILWGLFKKMVVADNIGAYVDAVYNNIPMHSSLTLIVAALLYPLQLYADFGGYTDIARGVGKLLGFDLMVNFRTPYVNSTSVTDYWKRNHISLTTWLKDYVFYPFMGTSSSKLKVYVGILIMFVASGIWHGVGWMFIIWGALQAGFLIMEDLTSWDKKLIGNKFSKTFKKIFTYMIISLGLVFFRVPSINELGHMLNSILSNNWTLYTGGSSTSVFIAIGVMMLLVLEIMLDKKQMDQFIAEKHIVLRWGTYLSLMMVILLIGVLDGQAFIYFQF